In Saccharothrix syringae, the following are encoded in one genomic region:
- the hpf gene encoding ribosome hibernation-promoting factor, HPF/YfiA family encodes MDIVVKGRNVEVPDHYRVHVAEKLARLERYDRKVIRFDVELFHEPNRRQSKNCQRVEITGKGRGPVVRSEACAGDFYAALDAAVTKLESRLRRSHDRRRVHHGRRGPTSVAEATGGLTATTPPGIDGEAQSAWRGRTAVLETESEPDHEGMAEVPAQRWDDVDDNLPGRVVREKEHPAKPMTVDQALYEMELVGHDFYLFSDADCGRPSVVYRRKGFDYGVIRLA; translated from the coding sequence ATGGACATCGTCGTTAAGGGCCGCAACGTCGAGGTGCCCGATCACTACCGGGTTCACGTCGCCGAAAAGCTGGCCCGGCTTGAGCGTTACGACCGCAAGGTCATCCGCTTCGACGTGGAGCTCTTCCACGAGCCGAACCGCAGGCAGTCGAAGAACTGCCAACGCGTGGAGATCACCGGCAAGGGACGTGGTCCGGTGGTCCGCTCCGAAGCCTGCGCAGGTGATTTCTACGCCGCGCTGGACGCCGCGGTCACCAAGCTCGAAAGCAGGTTGCGCCGGTCGCACGACCGCAGGCGCGTGCACCACGGACGACGTGGCCCGACGTCGGTCGCCGAGGCGACCGGTGGTCTGACGGCCACCACACCACCGGGCATCGACGGCGAAGCGCAGAGCGCGTGGCGCGGGCGCACCGCGGTGCTGGAGACCGAGTCGGAACCCGACCACGAGGGCATGGCGGAAGTGCCCGCGCAGCGCTGGGACGACGTCGACGACAACCTCCCAGGCCGGGTGGTGCGGGAGAAGGAGCACCCGGCCAAACCCATGACCGTGGACCAGGCGCTCTACGAGATGGAGCTCGTCGGCCACGACTTCTACCTGTTCTCCGACGCGGACTGCGGACGTCCGAGCGTCGTCTACCGCCGGAAAGGGTTCGACTACGGCGTGATCAGGCTGGCCTGA
- a CDS encoding ComF family protein → MVINLLFPPRCSGCGTWGVRACARCLAAFGPPLRVRGTGTGPPVFALAPYAGAARELVLAFKERGRRDLAAVFGALIAAALPRLPGLHPLRPHPPGSDPPAPHSLLPHSRTLVPGAPSPDVPPPVGPPLLGLPPLVPPPLVPPVADGPIGAWLVPAPSRSSAARARGGSHVLRMARASGFPVAPALAFAKGVRDSIGLDAGSRRLNLAGRVRIVPGGLPPPGTPVVLLDDVVTTGSTARACISVLKSGGFRVSGVLALTTARRTHPVE, encoded by the coding sequence ATGGTGATCAACCTGCTGTTCCCGCCCCGCTGTTCCGGCTGCGGCACCTGGGGCGTGCGCGCGTGCGCCCGCTGCCTGGCCGCGTTCGGGCCGCCGCTGCGCGTCCGGGGAACCGGTACCGGGCCGCCGGTGTTCGCCCTGGCGCCCTACGCCGGCGCGGCGCGCGAACTGGTGCTCGCGTTCAAGGAGCGGGGGCGGCGCGACCTGGCCGCCGTGTTCGGCGCCCTGATCGCCGCCGCCCTCCCACGCCTGCCCGGCCTCCACCCACTCCGCCCCCACCCGCCCGGCTCCGACCCGCCCGCGCCCCACTCCCTCCTCCCGCACTCGCGCACGCTGGTGCCGGGTGCCCCCTCACCGGACGTGCCCCCACCCGTCGGCCCCCCACTCCTCGGCCTCCCACCCCTCGTCCCCCCACCCCTCGTCCCTCCGGTCGCCGACGGCCCGATCGGCGCGTGGCTGGTCCCCGCCCCCTCCCGGTCGTCGGCGGCTCGCGCCCGAGGCGGTTCCCACGTGCTGAGAATGGCACGGGCGTCCGGCTTTCCCGTGGCGCCGGCCCTCGCTTTCGCGAAAGGCGTTCGCGATTCGATCGGGTTGGACGCGGGGTCCCGAAGGCTGAATCTGGCCGGTCGGGTGCGGATCGTTCCGGGTGGACTGCCACCGCCGGGAACACCGGTTGTCCTGCTGGACGACGTGGTGACGACGGGTTCCACGGCGCGCGCCTGCATTTCGGTGTTGAAATCGGGTGGGTTCCGGGTATCCGGGGTCCTCGCACTGACCACCGCTCGACGAACCCACCCGGTCGAGTGA
- a CDS encoding LpqB family beta-propeller domain-containing protein, which translates to MRLLAAVLVLLLASGCAAIPTSTSPIPVNPSAGSSTGAAAPEPAAGIDPLTLVREFVNAAADPDGDYAAAKAYLTDGAKKTWNTKGTPTIIDSTFNTVPAGPTVDDDKRGTVLLQGKQVGRLLPEDNSFIERVGAVDTAIGVERDGKGEWRISSPPEGIYVTQGGFNRFYRRVTLYFWNTDFSVLVPDPRYVVIAPSTSIPHRVMQLLLKGPAVAMRGALATAIPNGAEQRKDTVEADDGALQVDLTKMGDITAAARKQVVAQVVKSMTGVSSSRIRVLVEGDQILAERRDWRSADVTTGESLTTPDAGLTGMLLTGGRVRHVDGAEVPGPAGSGEYQVVAAAQSMDGNRLAVVNRVGEGSVRLRVGGVGEELAQIDLTAASMTRPTWLHSGQAEEPSGEVWTVVDGTNVVRVVRTDNGWSARTVNASELGPHGTVTELRLSRDGSRVAAVAGGRLLVAAVVRGQDGAVTLRSPRNVQPSLLGANALGLDWLAQDVIVVSTSLATWPIAKVNIDGLGIERYNTSNLTAPVTSVTAAPGRNVLAVDGSGLWTAGDVSDVWRSSTTAVGPGAQVFYPG; encoded by the coding sequence GTGAGGCTCCTCGCGGCGGTCCTGGTCCTGCTGCTCGCGTCCGGCTGCGCCGCGATCCCGACCAGCACCTCGCCGATCCCGGTCAACCCGTCCGCGGGCAGCTCGACCGGCGCGGCCGCGCCCGAGCCCGCCGCCGGCATCGACCCGCTCACCCTGGTCCGCGAGTTCGTCAACGCCGCGGCCGACCCCGACGGCGACTACGCCGCGGCCAAGGCGTACCTGACCGACGGCGCGAAGAAGACCTGGAACACCAAGGGCACGCCGACGATCATCGACTCCACGTTCAACACCGTGCCCGCGGGACCCACGGTCGACGACGACAAGCGCGGCACCGTGCTGCTCCAGGGCAAGCAGGTCGGCCGGCTGCTGCCGGAGGACAACTCGTTCATCGAGCGCGTCGGCGCCGTCGACACCGCCATCGGGGTCGAGCGCGACGGCAAGGGCGAGTGGCGCATCTCCAGCCCGCCCGAGGGCATCTACGTGACGCAGGGCGGGTTCAACCGGTTCTACCGGCGGGTGACGCTGTACTTCTGGAACACCGACTTCAGCGTGCTGGTGCCCGACCCCCGGTACGTGGTGATCGCGCCGTCCACGTCCATCCCGCACCGGGTGATGCAACTGCTGCTCAAGGGGCCCGCGGTGGCCATGCGGGGCGCGCTGGCCACGGCCATCCCCAACGGCGCGGAGCAGCGCAAGGACACCGTCGAGGCCGACGACGGCGCGCTGCAGGTCGACCTGACCAAGATGGGCGACATCACCGCGGCCGCGCGCAAGCAGGTCGTGGCGCAGGTGGTGAAGTCGATGACCGGCGTGAGCAGCAGCCGCATCCGGGTGCTGGTGGAGGGCGACCAGATCCTGGCCGAGCGGCGCGACTGGCGGTCCGCGGACGTGACCACCGGCGAGTCCCTGACCACGCCGGACGCCGGCCTGACCGGCATGCTGCTGACCGGCGGCCGGGTCCGCCACGTCGACGGCGCGGAGGTGCCCGGACCCGCCGGGTCGGGGGAGTACCAGGTGGTGGCCGCCGCCCAGTCGATGGACGGCAACCGGCTGGCCGTGGTCAACCGCGTCGGCGAGGGCTCGGTGCGGCTGCGCGTCGGCGGGGTGGGCGAGGAGCTGGCCCAGATCGACCTGACCGCGGCCTCGATGACCAGGCCGACGTGGCTGCACAGCGGGCAGGCGGAGGAGCCCAGCGGCGAGGTGTGGACCGTCGTCGACGGGACCAACGTGGTGCGGGTGGTGCGCACCGACAACGGGTGGAGCGCCCGCACGGTCAACGCCTCCGAGCTGGGGCCGCACGGCACCGTCACCGAGCTGCGCCTGTCCCGCGACGGGTCGAGGGTCGCGGCGGTGGCCGGCGGGCGGCTGCTGGTGGCGGCGGTGGTGCGCGGGCAGGACGGCGCGGTGACGCTGCGCTCGCCGCGCAACGTCCAGCCGTCGCTGCTGGGCGCGAACGCGCTGGGGCTCGACTGGTTGGCGCAGGACGTGATCGTGGTCAGCACGTCGCTGGCCACGTGGCCGATCGCCAAGGTCAACATCGACGGGCTGGGGATCGAGCGGTACAACACCTCGAACCTGACCGCGCCGGTGACCTCGGTGACCGCGGCGCCCGGGCGCAACGTGCTGGCGGTCGACGGCAGCGGCCTGTGGACCGCCGGGGACGTCAGCGACGTGTGGCGCTCGTCGACGACGGCGGTGGGGCCGGGGGCGCAGGTCTTCTACCCGGGCTGA
- the mtrB gene encoding MtrAB system histidine kinase MtrB, whose protein sequence is MTSSVDRSRRWRLPDPVVREARRAADRARRRVVAFSELWRRSLQLRVVVSTLALSSAVVFVLGMVLQVQITDQLLQDKIQAAVRQTEAAAAAIQPEMSGLNPGPDSVKARFALALNKINSSGANLAPTSSGAGAFEPVLFDPGQFGEDGEPVAAGPYRDVPAGLFALLERNSTGYQITTVERENGPTTLLVVGRLVSTSDRAMNLFLLFPLTGEQATAEVVQKTLVVGGLVLLVLLAVIANLVTRQVVRPVRQAAEIAERFADGDLDERMPVVGEDDVARLAESYNEMAASIQRQIHQLEEFGQLQRRFTSDVSHELRTPLTTVRMAADVLHASREQFPAGLARSTELLVDELDRFESLLGDLLEISRLDAGVEELAAELVDVRVLARRAHDAVRAIANSSGSAIVLDLPDDEVVAEVDARRVERILRNLLANAVDHGEGLPVELTMRADDDAVAVVVRDHGVGLRTGEADLVFNRFWRADPSRNRRTGGTGLGLSISLEDARLHGGWLQAWGERGYGAVFRLTLPCRRGYELTGSPLPLEPPDLPAVAPEPEPEAPEPVEEVELTEEEITWQPAEPVTGEREEVR, encoded by the coding sequence ATGACGTCGTCCGTCGACCGGTCGCGCCGGTGGCGCCTGCCCGACCCCGTGGTGCGCGAGGCGCGCCGCGCGGCCGACCGCGCCCGGCGGCGGGTGGTCGCGTTCAGCGAGCTGTGGCGGCGCTCGCTGCAGCTGCGGGTCGTGGTCAGCACGCTGGCGCTGTCCTCGGCGGTGGTGTTCGTGCTGGGCATGGTGCTCCAGGTGCAGATCACCGACCAGCTGCTCCAGGACAAGATCCAGGCGGCGGTCCGGCAGACCGAGGCGGCCGCGGCGGCCATCCAGCCCGAGATGTCGGGGCTCAACCCCGGCCCGGACAGCGTGAAGGCCCGGTTCGCCCTCGCCCTCAACAAGATCAACAGCTCGGGGGCGAACCTCGCGCCGACCAGCTCCGGCGCCGGCGCGTTCGAGCCCGTGCTGTTCGACCCCGGGCAGTTCGGCGAGGACGGCGAACCGGTCGCCGCCGGCCCGTACCGCGACGTGCCGGCCGGGCTGTTCGCGCTGCTGGAGCGCAACAGCACCGGCTACCAGATCACCACCGTCGAGCGGGAGAACGGGCCGACGACGCTGCTGGTCGTCGGCAGGCTGGTCAGCACGTCCGACCGCGCCATGAACCTGTTCCTGCTGTTCCCGCTGACCGGTGAGCAGGCCACCGCGGAGGTCGTGCAGAAAACCCTGGTCGTCGGCGGCCTGGTGCTGCTGGTGCTGCTCGCCGTGATCGCGAACCTGGTCACCCGGCAGGTCGTGCGGCCGGTGCGGCAGGCCGCCGAGATCGCCGAGCGGTTCGCCGACGGCGACCTGGACGAGCGGATGCCCGTGGTCGGCGAGGACGACGTGGCCCGGCTGGCCGAGTCCTACAACGAGATGGCCGCCAGCATCCAGCGGCAGATCCACCAGCTGGAGGAGTTCGGGCAGCTCCAGCGCCGCTTCACCTCCGACGTCTCGCACGAGCTGCGCACCCCGCTGACCACCGTGCGGATGGCCGCCGACGTGCTGCACGCCTCCCGCGAGCAGTTCCCCGCCGGCCTGGCCCGCTCCACCGAGCTGCTGGTCGACGAGCTGGACCGGTTCGAGTCGCTGCTCGGCGACCTGCTGGAGATCAGCCGCCTGGACGCGGGCGTGGAGGAGCTGGCCGCCGAGCTGGTCGACGTGCGCGTGCTGGCCCGCCGCGCCCACGACGCGGTGCGCGCCATCGCCAACAGCAGCGGCTCGGCCATCGTGCTGGACCTGCCCGACGACGAGGTGGTGGCCGAGGTCGACGCCCGGCGCGTCGAGCGCATCCTGCGCAACCTGCTGGCCAACGCCGTCGACCACGGCGAGGGCCTGCCCGTCGAGCTGACCATGCGCGCCGACGACGACGCGGTCGCGGTGGTCGTGCGCGACCACGGCGTGGGCCTGCGCACCGGCGAGGCCGACCTGGTGTTCAACCGGTTCTGGCGCGCCGACCCGTCCCGCAACCGCCGCACCGGCGGCACCGGCCTGGGCCTGTCGATCAGCCTGGAGGACGCGCGCCTGCACGGCGGCTGGCTCCAGGCGTGGGGCGAGCGCGGGTACGGCGCGGTGTTCCGGCTGACCCTGCCGTGCCGGCGGGGGTACGAGCTGACCGGCAGCCCGCTGCCGCTGGAGCCGCCCGACCTGCCCGCGGTCGCGCCCGAACCCGAGCCGGAGGCGCCCGAGCCGGTCGAGGAGGTCGAGCTGACCGAGGAGGAGATCACGTGGCAGCCCGCCGAACCGGTCACCGGCGAGCGCGAGGAGGTCCGGTGA
- the mtrA gene encoding MtrAB system response regulator MtrA, with protein MKARVLVVDDDPALAEMLTIVLRGEGFDTAVVGDGARALPALRELKPDLVLLDLMLPGMNGIDVCKAIRSESGVPIVMLTAKSDTVDVVLGLESGADDYVVKPFKPKELVARIRARLRRTEAEPAEVLQIGDLTIDVPGHEVLREGRPIQLTPLEFDLLVALARKPRQVFTREVLLEQVWGYRHAADTRLVNVHVQRLRSKVERDPEHPEVVLTVRGVGYKAGPP; from the coding sequence ATGAAGGCACGCGTGCTCGTCGTGGACGACGACCCCGCCCTGGCGGAGATGCTGACCATCGTGCTGCGGGGCGAGGGCTTCGACACCGCCGTGGTGGGCGACGGCGCCCGCGCCCTGCCCGCGCTGCGCGAGCTCAAGCCGGACCTGGTCCTGCTGGACCTGATGCTGCCCGGCATGAACGGCATCGACGTCTGCAAGGCCATCCGCTCCGAGTCGGGTGTGCCGATCGTGATGCTGACCGCCAAGAGCGACACCGTGGACGTGGTGCTGGGCCTGGAGTCCGGCGCCGACGACTACGTGGTCAAGCCGTTCAAGCCGAAGGAGCTGGTCGCGCGCATCCGCGCCCGCCTGCGGCGCACCGAGGCCGAGCCCGCCGAGGTGCTGCAGATCGGCGACCTGACCATCGACGTCCCCGGCCACGAGGTGCTGCGCGAGGGCAGGCCGATCCAGCTCACCCCGCTGGAGTTCGACCTGCTCGTGGCGCTGGCCCGCAAGCCGCGCCAGGTGTTCACCCGCGAGGTGCTGCTGGAGCAGGTGTGGGGCTACCGGCACGCGGCCGACACCCGCCTGGTCAACGTGCACGTCCAGCGCCTGCGCTCCAAGGTCGAGCGCGACCCCGAGCACCCCGAGGTGGTGCTGACCGTCCGCGGCGTCGGGTACAAGGCGGGTCCTCCGTGA